Proteins encoded in a region of the Zea mays cultivar B73 chromosome 2, Zm-B73-REFERENCE-NAM-5.0, whole genome shotgun sequence genome:
- the opr5 gene encoding 12-oxophytodienoate reductase5 has product MGSGGANTAPLLTPYKMGKFDVSHRVVLAPLTRQRSYGNVPQPHAILYYQQRATKGGLLIAEATGVSDTAQGYKDTPGIWTHEQVEAWKPIVDGVHQKGGIFFCQIWHVGRVSNSTFQPNGQAPISSTDKPLKPQVRANGIDVATFAVPRRLETDEIPLVVNDFRVAARNAIEAGFDGVEIHGAHGYLIDQFLKDGVNDRTDKYGGSLENRCRFALEVTQAVVDEIGADKVGIRLSPFASYSEAPDSDPEALGMYMANALNEFGILYCHMVEPRMVKLGEKFETPYSLRPIRDAFRGTFIVAGGYGREDGNRAISTGYADLVAFGRVFLANPDLPRRFEVDAPLNKYNRDTFYIPDPVIGYLTTHFFRQMYKCSLFSNLLFRLCSNWLVYQ; this is encoded by the exons ATGGGCAGCGGCGGCGCTAACACTGCCCCCCTCCTCACCCCCTACAAGATGGGAAAATTCGATGTTTCCCACAG GGTAGTCCTCGCACCACTGACGAGACAGCGGTCCTACGGCAATGTTCCTCAGCCTCATGCCATACTGTACTATCAGCAGAGGGCGACTAAAGGAGGTCTTCTGATCGCTGAGGCCACGGGGGTTTCAGACACTGCTCAAGG GTACAAGGACACTCCTGGCATTTGGACCCATGAGCAAGTCGAAGCATGGAAGCCGATCGTAGACGGGGTTCACCAGAAAGGAGGGATATTTTTCTGTCAGATTTGGCACGTAGGGAGAGTCTCCAATTCCA CTTTTCAGCCTAATGGGCAGGCTCCAATTTCAAGCACCGATAAGCCACTAAAGCCTCAAGTGAGAGCCAATGGTATAGACGTGGCTACTTTCGCAGTTCCTAGACGCTTAGAGACTGATGAAATCCCTTTGGTCGTCAATGATTTCAGGGTAGCTGCTCGAAATGCGATTGAAGCTG GATTTGATGGTGTCGAAATCCATGGAGCTCACGGTTACCTGATTGATCAGTTTCTAAAGGACGGGGTCAACGACCGCACAGACAAATACGGTGGCAGTCTGGAGAACCGCTGCCGGTTTGCACTGGAAGTAACTCAAGCCGTGGTCGACGAAATTGGAGCTGACAAGGTCGGGATAAGGCTGTCACCATTCGCTAGCTACTCGGAGGCGCCGGACTCAGACCCGGAAGCTCTGGGCATGTACATGGCGAACGCGCTGAACGAGTTCGGGATTCTCTACTGCCACATGGTGGAGCCGCGGATGGTGAAACTCGGTGAAAAGTTCGAAACCCCCTACAGCCTTCGCCCGATAAGGGACGCTTTCAGGGGAACGTTCATCGTTGCCGGCGGCTACGGCAGGGAGGATGGGAATCGCGCGATCTCCACTGGGTATGCTGATTTGGTCGCGTTCGGGCGCGTGTTCTTGGCTAATCCTGACCTGCCTCGGAGGTTCGAAGTAGACGCTCCCCTTAACAAGTACAACAGAGACACGTTTTACATCCCTGATCCGGTTATTGGATACCTGACTACCCATTTCTTTCGTCAGATGTATAAATGTTCTCTTTTCAGCAATCTGCTTTTTAGATTGTGTAGTAACTGGTTGGTGTACCAGTAA